ATTACGGGCCAAATCCGCAAAGTCCAAAACCTGTCCAAGGACGAATTGTATGCCGAAGCGAAAAATCTCGGCGTTTCGTACGATTTGCTGCTGGGGGTTCATGAAACGGGCAAGCTTCCTGTCGTCAACTTTGCGGCAGGCGGGGTGGCGACCCCTTCGGATGCGGCGCTGATGATGCATCTGGGCGCTGACGGCGTATTTGTCGGCTCCGGCATTTTCAAGTCCGAAAACCCGGAAAAATTCGCCCGCGCAATCGTTGAAGCGACAACGCATTACGACGACTACAAGCTCATTGCGGAAGTGTCGAAAAATCTCGGCACGCCGATGAAGGGGATTGAAATTTCGAAGCTGGACGCGTCGCAGCGCATGCAGGATCGCGGCTGGTAAGAAGCGATAGGCGGCGCGGATGCCCCAAGCGGTATTCCCGCCATATCGGCCCGCACGCAGAAGAAAGAAGGCAGATGAACGATGAAGATAGGCGTACTGGCGCTGCAGGGCGCCGTGGCGGAGCATATGCGCAGCATTCGGTCGGCCGGCGGCGAGCCGGTGGCGGTCAAACGTACGGAGCAGCTGGACGAACTGGACGGGCTCATTATCCCCGGCGGGGAAAGCACGACCATCGGCAAGCTGATGCGGAAATACGACTTTATGGATGCAGTTCGCAGCTTCTCGGAGCAGGGTAAACCGATCTTCGGCACCTGCGCCGGATTGATTGTTTTGGCGGAGCGGATCGAAGGCCAGGAAGAGGCGCATCTTCAGCTGATGGATATGACCGTTGCGCGCAACGCCTTCGGACGGCAGCGGGAAAGCTTCGAGACCGATCTGCCCGTTCAGGGCATCGATCAGC
This genomic window from Paenibacillus humicola contains:
- the pdxT gene encoding pyridoxal 5'-phosphate synthase glutaminase subunit PdxT, coding for MKIGVLALQGAVAEHMRSIRSAGGEPVAVKRTEQLDELDGLIIPGGESTTIGKLMRKYDFMDAVRSFSEQGKPIFGTCAGLIVLAERIEGQEEAHLQLMDMTVARNAFGRQRESFETDLPVQGIDQPVRAVFIRAPLIKEVGEGVDVLSTYKGEIVTARQGHLLAASYHPELTDDYRLHAYFLDMAKEAAAAKA